The stretch of DNA GCTGCTATTCGTCATGTGCTGGAACATGTTCCATCGGTGAAGAAAGTTCTGGTTGCAGTGCACATGCACAATGATCTGGGCTTGGCGGTGGCGAACAGCCTCGCGGGATTGACGGCCGGTGCTCACATTGTGCAATGCACAGTCAATGGGATCGGTGAGCGGGCCGGAAACGCGGCTTTGGAAGAAGTGGCCATGGCGCTCTATATCAATCAGGAGCAATATGGCCGTCCAGTGAAGCTCAACTATGAATCACTCTTTCCGCTCTGCCAGCTGGTCGCGAAGAAGACGGGCGTGCCGATGGCTTTGAATAAACCGGTGGCCGGCCGCACGATTTTTGCGACAGAAGCCGGGATTCATCAGGATGGCCTGCTCAAGCATCCGGATACTTATTTGCCTTATCGGCCAGAAGTCGTGGGAGGTCCCGCGATTGAACTCGTCCTGGGAAGGCATAGTGGCAAAGGTGCCGTAGCCCATCACCTGCAGAATCTGGGATATCAGGCGACCGATGCCAATGTGATGTTCATTCTGAATCAGATCAAAGGCATGCCTCGCGGCGGATTGATTGACAAGGTACAGATCCACCAGTGGATGAGCCAAAAGCCTCATCATGCGGAAACAGGTATGAAGGTGGCCTGAGAACAGTTCCCCAAGGCCTTGAAAGGACCTTGATAAAGTTTTACTTCCGTGAACCGGAAGTCTGCTTGCGGTTCGAAGTGAGCTGACCCGTGGCAAATTCTTCACGGCGGGTACGGCTGCCCACACCGATGGTGCGAAAAGGAAGTGCTGCCATCTCGCCGACGCGAGGCATGGGCGTCCCGCGGTAATAAACCCGGCGGATCGTATTCCCGTAGAAGTGCAAGGGCCGGTAAGGCCTATGTTCGATCGGCGTCGCGTCGATCTGTGTTCTTAATGGGCCGGTCGCCACCACAACGGGAAGCCAGCCTGGCTCCTGGAGTGATGTTTCACTGGTCAGGCCGGTGGAGGCCGTCCCCACCAGAATCAGCAGCATGGCTGGTAATGTGCACAGGGACGAAATTTGAGAACCATTGCGTGAGCAGCCAGGGAACCCGAATTGTGATGCATGCGTGAACATAGGATCAGTTTGTGATGTGCTGCCAACTTGAAACACAGATGTTTCTCTTTCCGTCTGAATATGAAAACTCATGCTCAAGACCTTCGCCAACTTCTAATCATTGATTCGAAATGAACATCGGATCTTCGATCAGCGAGTGAGAACCTTTGCTGGGCG from Planctopirus ephydatiae encodes:
- a CDS encoding homocitrate synthase/isopropylmalate synthase family protein, which encodes MDWLRAWIRPIKKPIQQAIIQSHRRSGRIMLSDTTLRDGEQMPGATLEPEEKREIALALEAAGIHSLDAGFPASSQQDFDAIRLMAQVIKRPVMTALCRTVEGDVDAADEALAGLPPHKRGVSLFIGTSPLHRDYKLRKSRTEVLSIIDRSVRYASKKFDIVAFSPEDASRTEADFLVECYETAIQAGATTIGYPDTVGVLTPERAYAAIRHVLEHVPSVKKVLVAVHMHNDLGLAVANSLAGLTAGAHIVQCTVNGIGERAGNAALEEVAMALYINQEQYGRPVKLNYESLFPLCQLVAKKTGVPMALNKPVAGRTIFATEAGIHQDGLLKHPDTYLPYRPEVVGGPAIELVLGRHSGKGAVAHHLQNLGYQATDANVMFILNQIKGMPRGGLIDKVQIHQWMSQKPHHAETGMKVA